Proteins from a single region of Streptomyces spectabilis:
- a CDS encoding YceI family protein, with amino-acid sequence MGISARVRTRDGWAVPHAVVTVTDMTGAQVLRVDADAEGAVRDATALAAGPYTVIVTAVGYAPAAATALVTASGRADVGEVVLARAGGAELPPAGPWTVDPAHSSVGAVAQHLGISSVHGRFTEFSGRVEVADDLAKSRVEAVIRADSIDTGNGLRDEHLKGADFLDVAAYPEITYRSMDLEPAGADRWTVRGELAMRGVVRPVDLDLIYLGTGADPWGGTRAAFRATAELRREDFAMNYNQVVRAGIAAIGTTLRVELDIQAVRGEELPGA; translated from the coding sequence ATGGGGATCAGCGCGCGCGTCCGGACACGGGACGGATGGGCCGTACCGCACGCCGTCGTGACGGTCACGGACATGACGGGGGCGCAGGTACTGCGCGTGGACGCGGACGCGGAGGGCGCGGTGCGGGACGCCACCGCGCTCGCCGCCGGACCGTACACGGTCATCGTGACGGCCGTCGGGTACGCGCCCGCCGCGGCGACCGCCCTGGTCACCGCCAGCGGCCGCGCCGACGTGGGCGAGGTGGTGCTCGCCCGCGCGGGCGGCGCCGAGCTGCCTCCGGCGGGGCCGTGGACGGTCGACCCCGCCCACTCCTCCGTCGGCGCGGTCGCCCAGCACCTGGGGATCTCCAGCGTGCACGGGCGGTTCACCGAGTTCTCCGGGCGCGTGGAGGTCGCCGACGACCTGGCGAAGTCCCGTGTGGAGGCCGTGATCAGGGCCGACTCCATCGACACCGGCAACGGCCTGCGCGACGAGCACCTGAAGGGCGCCGACTTCCTCGACGTGGCGGCGTACCCGGAGATCACCTACCGGTCCATGGACCTGGAGCCCGCCGGTGCCGACCGGTGGACCGTGCGCGGCGAGCTCGCGATGCGCGGCGTGGTCCGGCCCGTGGACCTCGATCTGATCTACCTCGGCACCGGCGCCGACCCGTGGGGCGGCACCCGCGCAGCCTTCCGCGCCACCGCCGAGCTGCGGCGCGAGGACTTCGCCATGAACTACAACCAGGTCGTACGGGCCGGAATCGCCGCGATCGGCACGACGCTGCGGGTGGAGCTCGACATCCAGGCGGTGCGCGGCGAGGAGCTGCCGGGGGCCTAG
- a CDS encoding TetR/AcrR family transcriptional regulator: protein MVKAADRTQRPARTSVWLADKAPRGSGRKGVQPSGLDRDRITEATVRLLDAEGLAKFSMRRLAAELEVTAMSVYWYVDTKDDLLELALDSVCSEVRLPDTETDPSAWRTQLCELARSYRALLIRHPWVSPLVGQFLNIGPNWLRYSLAVQRAVGNTGLAPQQRNGAIAAVFQFVYGYGTMEGHFIARCNEAGMTLEEYFRDAVGTVNEEMPGNETIRSARELMNSRTEATVVEMWERDFETALDLLIAGIEGLLSRS, encoded by the coding sequence ATGGTGAAGGCAGCCGACCGCACGCAGCGACCGGCGCGCACGAGTGTCTGGCTGGCGGACAAGGCGCCCCGCGGCTCGGGCCGCAAGGGCGTCCAGCCGTCCGGCCTCGACCGGGACCGCATCACCGAGGCCACGGTCCGGCTCCTGGACGCGGAGGGGCTCGCCAAGTTCTCCATGCGCCGCCTCGCCGCGGAGCTCGAGGTGACCGCGATGTCCGTGTACTGGTACGTGGACACCAAGGACGACCTGCTCGAACTCGCCCTGGACTCGGTCTGCTCCGAGGTGCGCCTGCCCGACACCGAGACCGACCCGAGCGCGTGGCGCACGCAGCTGTGCGAACTGGCGCGCTCCTACCGGGCGTTGCTGATCCGCCACCCGTGGGTGTCGCCGCTGGTCGGCCAGTTCCTGAACATCGGCCCGAACTGGCTGCGGTACTCCCTCGCCGTGCAGCGCGCGGTCGGGAACACCGGCCTCGCGCCCCAGCAGCGCAACGGCGCGATCGCCGCGGTCTTCCAGTTCGTGTACGGCTACGGCACGATGGAGGGCCACTTCATCGCCCGCTGCAACGAGGCCGGGATGACGCTGGAGGAGTACTTCCGCGACGCGGTCGGCACGGTGAACGAGGAGATGCCGGGCAACGAGACGATCCGCAGCGCCCGGGAGCTGATGAACTCCCGCACCGAGGCCACGGTCGTCGAGATGTGGGAGCGGGACTTCGAGACCGCCCTCGACCTCCTGATCGCGGGCATCGAGGGCCTCCTGTCCCGCTCCTGA
- a CDS encoding MFS transporter — protein MTATTAEPPEAAAAPRDRHPQRWLILGVICLAQLTVLLDNTVLSVAIPSLTRELDATSSDIQWMINAYSLVQSGLLLTAGSAADRYGRKKMLTTGLVLFGVGSLAAGLAQSSTQLIAARAGMGIGGALLMTTTLAVVVQIFDEDERVRAIGLWATVNSLGFAAGPLLGGFMLNHFWWGSIFLINLPVALLGVIAVVRLVPESKNPQGDRPDLVGAALSTVGMASVVYAIISGPEHGWTSAHVLVAAGVGLSVLAAFTVYELRIPYPMLDMHFFRNKQFVGAVTGAILVAFGMGGSLYLLTQHLQFVLGYEPLEAGLRTAPLAVAVVVLNTVGLGARLHAKLGTPGTILAGMSMMAGGLAVIAVFGGHAYSGMFTGLVLMGAGISFSMPAMANAIMSAIPPEKAGVGAGINGTLAEFGNGLGVAVLGAVLNARFAALVAVSATSFPAAMAAAGSAGERQRISDAFASGLETSQLVGAAAVLLGGAIAAALLWRAERADSGKPAPAAADPTATDPASA, from the coding sequence ATGACGGCGACCACCGCCGAGCCCCCCGAGGCGGCCGCCGCGCCCCGGGACCGGCACCCGCAGCGCTGGCTGATCCTGGGCGTCATCTGCCTCGCCCAGCTCACGGTGCTGCTCGACAACACCGTCCTGAGCGTTGCCATCCCGTCGCTCACCCGCGAGCTCGACGCCACGTCGTCCGACATCCAGTGGATGATCAACGCGTACTCGCTGGTCCAGTCGGGGCTGCTGCTCACGGCGGGCAGCGCGGCGGACCGCTACGGCCGCAAGAAGATGCTGACCACGGGCCTGGTCCTGTTCGGCGTCGGCTCGCTCGCGGCGGGCCTCGCGCAGTCCTCGACGCAGCTCATCGCGGCCCGTGCCGGGATGGGCATCGGCGGCGCGCTCCTGATGACCACCACCCTCGCCGTCGTCGTGCAGATCTTCGACGAGGACGAGCGGGTGCGGGCCATCGGCCTGTGGGCGACCGTGAACTCCCTGGGCTTCGCGGCCGGACCGCTGCTCGGCGGCTTCATGCTGAACCACTTCTGGTGGGGCTCGATCTTCCTGATCAACCTCCCGGTGGCGCTGCTCGGCGTCATCGCGGTGGTCCGCCTGGTCCCCGAGTCCAAGAACCCGCAGGGCGACCGGCCCGACCTGGTCGGCGCGGCGCTCTCGACCGTCGGCATGGCCTCGGTCGTGTACGCGATCATCTCCGGACCCGAGCACGGCTGGACGTCGGCGCACGTCCTGGTCGCGGCGGGCGTCGGCCTGAGCGTCCTCGCCGCGTTCACGGTCTACGAGCTGCGGATCCCGTACCCGATGCTGGACATGCACTTCTTCCGGAACAAGCAGTTCGTGGGCGCGGTGACCGGCGCGATCCTGGTCGCCTTCGGCATGGGCGGCTCGCTCTACCTGCTCACCCAGCACCTCCAGTTCGTCCTCGGCTACGAGCCGCTCGAGGCCGGTCTGCGCACCGCGCCGCTCGCGGTCGCCGTGGTCGTCCTGAACACGGTGGGCCTCGGCGCGCGCCTGCACGCCAAGCTGGGCACGCCCGGCACGATCCTGGCGGGCATGAGCATGATGGCGGGCGGGCTCGCGGTGATCGCGGTGTTCGGCGGCCACGCCTACTCGGGCATGTTCACCGGGCTCGTCCTGATGGGCGCGGGCATCTCGTTCTCCATGCCCGCGATGGCCAACGCGATCATGAGCGCGATCCCGCCGGAGAAGGCGGGCGTGGGCGCGGGCATCAACGGCACGCTCGCGGAGTTCGGCAACGGCCTCGGCGTGGCGGTCCTCGGCGCCGTCCTCAACGCCCGCTTCGCGGCGCTCGTCGCGGTCTCCGCCACCTCCTTCCCCGCGGCCATGGCGGCGGCGGGCTCGGCGGGCGAGCGGCAGCGCATCTCCGACGCGTTCGCCTCGGGCCTGGAGACCAGCCAGCTGGTGGGCGCGGCCGCGGTGCTCCTCGGCGGCGCCATCGCGGCGGCGCTGCTGTGGCGGGCCGAGCGGGCGGACTCGGGAAAGCCCGCACCGGCGGCCGCGGACCCGACCGCCACGGACCCGGCCTCCGCATAG
- a CDS encoding response regulator transcription factor → MTTTSPQGRTELRRPDGSPVRVLVVDDEASLTELLSMALRYEGWEIRSATDGLGAVRAARAFRPDVVVLDMMLADMDGLSVLGRVRRELPDVPVLFLTAKDAVEDRIAGLTAGGDDYVTKPFGLEEVVARLRGLIRRAGAGAGRRGESVLAVGDLTLDEDSHEVTRGGQSIHLTATEFELLRYLMRNPRRVLSKAQILDRVWSYDFGGQANVVELYISYLRRKIDAGREPMIHTRRGAGYLIKPAPIAA, encoded by the coding sequence ATGACCACGACCTCGCCCCAGGGGCGTACCGAACTGCGCAGGCCGGACGGGAGCCCCGTCCGCGTGCTCGTCGTGGACGACGAGGCGTCGCTCACCGAGCTGCTGTCCATGGCCCTGCGCTACGAGGGCTGGGAGATCCGCAGTGCCACTGACGGCCTCGGGGCCGTGCGGGCCGCGCGGGCGTTCAGGCCGGACGTCGTCGTGCTCGACATGATGCTGGCGGACATGGACGGCCTGTCCGTGCTCGGGCGCGTGCGACGGGAACTGCCGGACGTGCCGGTCCTCTTCCTGACCGCCAAGGACGCCGTCGAGGACCGGATCGCCGGGCTCACGGCGGGCGGTGACGACTACGTCACCAAGCCGTTCGGCCTGGAGGAGGTCGTCGCCCGGCTGCGCGGACTGATCCGGCGGGCGGGCGCGGGGGCGGGGCGGCGCGGCGAGTCCGTGCTCGCCGTCGGCGACCTCACCCTCGACGAGGACAGCCACGAGGTGACGCGCGGCGGGCAGTCCATCCACCTCACCGCCACCGAGTTCGAGCTGCTGCGGTATCTGATGCGCAACCCGCGGCGCGTGCTCAGCAAGGCGCAGATCCTCGACCGGGTGTGGAGCTACGACTTCGGCGGCCAGGCCAACGTGGTCGAGCTGTACATCTCGTATCTGCGCCGGAAGATCGACGCCGGGCGCGAGCCGATGATCCACACCCGGCGGGGCGCCGGCTATCTGATCAAGCCCGCGCCGATAGCGGCGTGA
- a CDS encoding amidohydrolase family protein produces MVAFWRRLGLPGLVDVHTHFMPERVLAKVWAYFDGAGPLTNRTWPIRYRHDEERRLAVLREFGVRAFTAMLYPHKPGMAPWLNGWAADFAARTPDCLHTATLFPEPGVDGYVREAVEAGARVFKAHVQVGAYDPNDALLDPVWGLLAEAGTPVVMHCGSGPVPGKHTGPEPVGRLLARHPRLRLVVAHMGMPEYADFLDLAERYEEVRLDTTMAFTDFSERDAPFPRAERGRLAALGDRVLLGTDFPNIPYGYGHQLEALERLGLGDEWLRGVCHGNGARLFGLT; encoded by the coding sequence GTGGTGGCGTTCTGGCGGCGGCTCGGCCTGCCCGGACTCGTCGACGTGCACACGCACTTCATGCCGGAGCGCGTCCTGGCGAAGGTGTGGGCGTACTTCGACGGGGCCGGCCCGCTGACGAACCGGACGTGGCCCATCAGGTACCGGCACGACGAGGAGCGACGGCTCGCCGTGCTGCGGGAGTTCGGGGTGCGGGCCTTCACAGCGATGCTCTATCCGCACAAGCCGGGCATGGCGCCCTGGCTCAACGGCTGGGCGGCGGACTTCGCGGCCCGCACGCCGGACTGTCTGCACACGGCGACGCTGTTCCCGGAGCCCGGCGTCGACGGCTATGTGCGGGAGGCGGTCGAGGCCGGGGCCCGGGTGTTCAAGGCGCACGTACAGGTGGGGGCGTACGACCCGAACGACGCGCTGCTCGACCCCGTGTGGGGGCTGCTCGCCGAGGCCGGGACGCCGGTGGTGATGCACTGCGGCTCCGGGCCCGTGCCCGGCAAGCACACCGGACCCGAGCCGGTGGGGCGGCTGCTCGCGCGCCACCCCCGGCTTCGGCTCGTCGTGGCGCACATGGGGATGCCGGAGTACGCGGACTTCCTGGACCTGGCGGAGCGGTACGAGGAGGTGCGGCTCGACACGACGATGGCGTTCACGGACTTCAGCGAGCGGGACGCGCCGTTCCCGCGCGCGGAGCGGGGGCGGCTCGCGGCGCTCGGCGACCGGGTGCTCCTCGGCACGGACTTCCCCAACATCCCGTACGGGTACGGGCATCAGCTGGAGGCCCTGGAGCGGCTCGGCCTCGGCGACGAGTGGCTCAGGGGGGTGTGTCACGGGAACGGGGCGCGGTTGTTCGGGCTGACGTGA
- a CDS encoding antibiotic biosynthesis monooxygenase family protein: MTDHQLADCGTRDVTEPVGPFEPPYYSVVFTARRAEEDHGYAETSQRMDELVETLPGFLGADSAGTPGGLAITVAYFRDLDAIKAWRDDPEHRVARKRGREEWFERYVVHVGKVERSYGGQRRAGVAGGGE, translated from the coding sequence ATGACTGATCACCAGCTGGCCGACTGTGGAACACGCGATGTGACCGAGCCCGTCGGACCTTTCGAACCGCCCTACTACTCCGTCGTGTTCACCGCCCGGCGCGCCGAGGAGGACCACGGGTACGCGGAGACGTCGCAGCGCATGGACGAGCTGGTGGAGACGCTCCCCGGCTTCCTCGGGGCCGACTCGGCGGGGACGCCCGGCGGGCTCGCGATCACCGTCGCGTACTTCCGGGACCTGGACGCGATCAAGGCGTGGCGGGACGACCCGGAGCACCGGGTGGCACGCAAGCGGGGCCGCGAGGAGTGGTTCGAGCGGTACGTGGTGCACGTGGGCAAGGTGGAGCGGAGTTACGGCGGGCAGCGGCGAGCGGGGGTGGCAGGCGGTGGTGAGTGA
- a CDS encoding DUF2797 domain-containing protein, translating to MLVRMTWWCTGVRWHPEGGPALGWYAAGREPRESALAYGAALAFRARGGRVCLGVWRGGRRTPCPAGAGVAGRGTRGQCEECARVDRAHSVAADTFADDPRPYHVYVAWFGPGVVKVGITGVARGGTRLLEQGALAYSWLGRGPLMAARRTEELLRTALGVPDRIPYARKRALRARLPSPAERARELAELHRTASGLGGWPDSLDRLPYACVDHAGAFGLAGEPAEVTGVVSELVDGGVVAGTLVGAAGPDLHLEVRRGQGSGGVVVVDGRVLSGWRLEAVEGAAEVTVPVRGIPAVQGGLF from the coding sequence ATGCTCGTTCGTATGACGTGGTGGTGCACGGGGGTGCGGTGGCACCCGGAGGGCGGGCCCGCCCTCGGCTGGTACGCGGCGGGGCGGGAGCCGCGCGAGAGCGCGCTGGCGTACGGCGCCGCGCTGGCGTTCCGTGCCCGGGGCGGGCGCGTGTGCCTCGGGGTGTGGCGCGGCGGGCGCCGGACGCCGTGCCCGGCGGGGGCGGGCGTGGCGGGGCGGGGCACGCGCGGGCAGTGCGAGGAGTGCGCGCGCGTCGACCGGGCGCACTCGGTCGCGGCGGACACCTTCGCCGACGACCCGCGGCCGTACCACGTGTACGTGGCGTGGTTCGGCCCCGGCGTGGTGAAGGTCGGCATCACGGGGGTCGCGCGGGGCGGCACGCGACTCCTCGAGCAGGGAGCGCTGGCGTACAGCTGGCTGGGGCGCGGCCCGCTGATGGCCGCGCGCCGCACCGAGGAGCTGCTGCGCACCGCGCTCGGCGTGCCGGACCGGATTCCGTACGCGCGCAAGCGGGCCCTGCGGGCGCGGCTGCCGTCCCCGGCCGAGCGCGCCCGGGAGCTCGCGGAGCTGCACCGGACGGCGAGCGGGCTCGGCGGCTGGCCCGACTCCCTCGACCGGCTGCCGTACGCGTGCGTCGACCACGCGGGGGCGTTCGGGCTCGCCGGGGAGCCCGCGGAGGTGACGGGCGTGGTGAGCGAGCTCGTGGACGGCGGAGTGGTCGCGGGCACGCTGGTCGGGGCCGCGGGGCCGGACCTCCATCTGGAGGTCCGGCGGGGGCAGGGGAGCGGGGGAGTGGTGGTCGTCGACGGGCGGGTGCTGAGCGGGTGGCGGCTCGAAGCGGTGGAGGGGGCCGCGGAGGTGACGGTTCCGGTCCGGGGGATACCTGCGGTGCAGGGCGGGTTGTTCTGA
- a CDS encoding TetR/AcrR family transcriptional regulator has product MGRPRQFDPETAVEQAMEVFWRKGYAGTTPQDLVDALGIGKGSLYNAFGSKHAVFERALRRYRDTQASRLIELFESEGPVKERLRAALELLVTLDLADPDRRGCMAVNAAAELAGSDRTTTELVRDMFARTESTLQALVEEGKRAGEIAPDRDAACVGSLLMNTVVGLRLTARVADGPDGMRRTIRAVLDLL; this is encoded by the coding sequence ATGGGAAGGCCGAGGCAGTTCGATCCGGAGACCGCCGTGGAGCAGGCGATGGAGGTCTTCTGGCGCAAGGGGTACGCGGGCACGACACCGCAGGACCTCGTCGACGCGCTCGGCATCGGAAAGGGCAGCCTGTACAACGCCTTCGGCAGCAAGCACGCCGTCTTCGAGCGGGCCCTGCGCCGCTACCGCGACACCCAGGCCAGCCGCCTCATCGAACTCTTCGAGAGCGAGGGCCCGGTCAAGGAGCGGCTCCGCGCCGCCCTCGAACTCCTGGTGACCCTGGACCTCGCGGACCCGGACCGGCGCGGCTGCATGGCCGTGAACGCGGCGGCCGAACTCGCGGGCTCCGACCGGACCACGACCGAACTGGTCCGGGACATGTTCGCCCGCACCGAGTCCACGCTCCAGGCCCTGGTCGAGGAGGGCAAGCGCGCGGGCGAGATCGCCCCGGACCGCGACGCAGCGTGCGTCGGCAGCCTGCTCATGAACACGGTCGTCGGACTGCGCCTGACGGCACGGGTCGCGGACGGCCCCGACGGCATGCGCCGCACGATCCGAGCGGTCCTCGACCTCCTCTGA
- a CDS encoding SDR family oxidoreductase codes for MDLHLTGKTAVVTGASRGIGLATVRALVAEGVRVVGAARTITPELKESGALPYAVDLGTARGPAELVEHAVRELGGLDLLVNNVGAGDDIGVDGFLDVDDARWQAALDINLLSAVRAARAALPGLVERRGAIVNVSSITSRLPGAGPIAYSTAKAALTAFGKALSEQFGPQGVRVNTVSPGVVRTAIWEDPDGFGGAVAAAAGADHAQYLAQLPQAFGMASDRITEPTEVAALITFLLSDVAGNITGADYVIDGGTVKTV; via the coding sequence ATGGACCTGCACCTCACCGGAAAGACCGCCGTCGTCACCGGAGCCAGCCGCGGCATCGGCCTCGCCACCGTGCGCGCCCTCGTCGCCGAGGGCGTCCGCGTGGTCGGCGCCGCCCGCACGATCACCCCGGAGCTGAAGGAGTCCGGCGCCCTGCCGTACGCCGTGGACCTCGGCACCGCGCGGGGCCCGGCCGAACTCGTCGAGCACGCCGTGCGCGAACTGGGCGGCCTCGACCTCCTCGTCAACAACGTCGGCGCGGGCGACGACATAGGCGTCGACGGCTTCCTCGACGTGGACGACGCCCGCTGGCAGGCCGCCCTGGACATCAACCTCCTCAGCGCCGTCCGCGCCGCCCGCGCCGCACTGCCCGGCCTCGTCGAACGCCGGGGCGCCATCGTGAACGTCTCCTCGATCACCTCCCGGCTGCCCGGCGCGGGCCCGATCGCCTACAGCACCGCCAAGGCCGCCCTCACCGCCTTCGGCAAGGCCCTCTCGGAGCAGTTCGGCCCCCAGGGCGTCCGCGTCAACACTGTCTCGCCCGGCGTCGTACGCACCGCGATCTGGGAGGACCCCGACGGCTTCGGAGGCGCGGTGGCCGCGGCGGCCGGCGCCGACCACGCCCAGTACCTGGCCCAGCTCCCCCAGGCGTTCGGCATGGCCTCGGACCGCATCACCGAGCCCACCGAGGTCGCGGCCCTGATCACGTTCCTGCTCTCGGACGTGGCGGGCAACATCACCGGCGCGGACTACGTGATCGACGGCGGCACCGTGAAGACCGTCTGA
- a CDS encoding SSI family serine proteinase inhibitor: MKPVSERRLFLTAVASTVTSVAAALGALAAPAAAAPADLIARDHLDLVTQDRLEVTYSENGGTTARTYELTCGLEDGGTHPAPAEACEHLDGLASEGRDPFKPVERGVMCTQQYGGEQTAHVTGTWQGQPVEASFKRTNGCEISRWNTLVPVLPSAGA; encoded by the coding sequence GTGAAGCCCGTCAGCGAACGCCGCCTCTTCCTCACCGCCGTCGCGTCCACCGTCACCTCCGTCGCCGCCGCCCTCGGCGCGCTGGCCGCCCCGGCCGCCGCCGCCCCCGCCGACCTGATCGCGCGGGACCACCTGGACCTGGTCACCCAGGACCGGCTGGAGGTCACGTACTCCGAGAACGGCGGGACGACGGCCCGCACGTACGAGCTGACGTGCGGTCTGGAGGACGGCGGCACCCACCCCGCGCCCGCCGAAGCGTGCGAGCACCTGGACGGGCTCGCGAGCGAAGGTCGCGACCCCTTCAAGCCGGTGGAGCGCGGCGTCATGTGCACCCAGCAGTACGGCGGCGAGCAGACCGCCCATGTGACGGGCACCTGGCAGGGGCAGCCCGTGGAGGCATCCTTCAAGCGCACCAACGGATGCGAGATTTCGCGGTGGAACACCCTGGTTCCGGTGCTTCCGTCCGCCGGCGCGTAG